In the genome of Christensenella timonensis, one region contains:
- a CDS encoding MarR family winged helix-turn-helix transcriptional regulator, producing the protein MEEKYSLNKYASIINRFSMQFFDHELSDSQIGAGQYFFLARISEQQGLTAQELAAKGHFDKATATRALQRLEELSYIRREADKNDKRKCRFYTTPKAKPIVESVYAAVEQWNSILKHGMSESEVAVATRMMAQMAKNAYGYISSLIEGDKDGKSSNL; encoded by the coding sequence ATGGAGGAGAAATATTCGCTCAACAAATATGCTTCGATCATCAACCGGTTCAGTATGCAGTTTTTTGACCATGAATTAAGCGATTCCCAAATCGGGGCGGGACAATATTTTTTTCTCGCGCGTATTTCGGAGCAGCAGGGCCTGACCGCACAGGAACTTGCGGCCAAGGGCCATTTTGACAAAGCGACCGCTACCCGCGCGCTGCAAAGGCTGGAAGAACTGTCCTATATCCGCCGGGAAGCGGATAAAAACGACAAGCGCAAATGCCGTTTTTATACCACGCCTAAGGCCAAACCGATTGTAGAAAGTGTGTATGCCGCCGTAGAGCAATGGAACAGCATCCTAAAGCACGGCATGAGCGAGAGTGAAGTTGCCGTAGCGACCAGGATGATGGCTCAGATGGCGAAAAACGCCTATGGATATATTTCAAGTTTGATTGAGGGGGACAAAGATGGAAAAAGCAGCAATCTCTGA
- a CDS encoding sugar phosphate isomerase/epimerase family protein yields the protein MKLGMNTAILGAKPLEEVIDFAASIGLKSIEAACWPVGKADRRYAGVTHIDVDQLTQERAEGILQYAGEKGVQIGSLSYSPNPLVDNEGLRQTYFVHIKKVIAAAEKLGVRAIDTFIGKDHKRPIAENMELFKRYWPDIIRFAEDHNVIVTFENCPMYFTQDEWPGGKNLAVSPKIWREMFSLIDSGYFGITFDPSHFAWQRMDYIKPIYEFREKIVNVHLKDTKFYQDKYDDVGIFADPLEYHAPKLPGLGDIDWGRVVSALTDIGFVGSAFIEVEDRAFEGSEKDVLDSLRISKNYMSQYIV from the coding sequence ATGAAGCTGGGAATGAATACGGCGATCTTAGGGGCAAAACCGCTGGAAGAGGTGATCGATTTTGCCGCATCCATCGGGCTGAAGTCGATAGAAGCAGCATGCTGGCCGGTGGGCAAAGCAGACAGGCGGTATGCGGGGGTCACGCATATCGACGTGGATCAATTGACGCAGGAAAGGGCTGAGGGAATCCTTCAATATGCCGGGGAAAAAGGGGTACAGATCGGTTCCCTCAGCTATTCCCCGAATCCGCTTGTGGATAACGAGGGACTGCGCCAAACCTATTTCGTACACATCAAAAAGGTGATCGCAGCAGCGGAAAAGCTGGGCGTACGGGCAATCGACACCTTCATCGGTAAAGACCATAAGCGGCCGATTGCTGAAAACATGGAGCTTTTCAAGCGGTACTGGCCGGATATCATCCGTTTTGCGGAAGACCATAACGTGATCGTGACCTTTGAGAACTGTCCGATGTATTTTACGCAGGATGAATGGCCGGGGGGAAAGAACCTCGCGGTATCGCCCAAAATTTGGCGGGAGATGTTCAGCCTTATCGACAGCGGGTACTTTGGTATCACTTTCGATCCATCTCATTTTGCGTGGCAGAGGATGGATTATATCAAACCCATCTACGAATTCCGTGAAAAGATCGTGAATGTACACCTGAAGGATACGAAATTTTACCAAGACAAGTACGACGACGTAGGGATTTTTGCAGATCCACTGGAATACCATGCGCCTAAGCTGCCCGGACTGGGAGACATTGACTGGGGCAGGGTAGTATCTGCCTTGACGGACATCGGGTTTGTTGGCAGTGCGTTCATCGAGGTAGAAGACAGGGCGTTTGAAGGCAGCGAAAAAGATGTGCTGGATTCGCTGCGTATCTCAAAAAATTATATGTCGCAATATATCGTTTGA
- a CDS encoding glycerate kinase family protein, which translates to MKILLAPDSFKGTFSSEQVIDMLADSIQRNWGGQELIKIPVADGGEGTTQALVIATGGEYRSARVHDALGREIDAEYGVIHDDTAVIEMAAVAGLVQIPPARRDPLALSSRGLGELMAHVLADGFRKILIGIGGSATNDGGMGMLSALGAKFTASGTILPGIGQDLETVDAVDLSGLLGALKETDIRVICDVTNPLLGEHGATYVYGPQKGAVGKTAERLERGMERYAALMNRSLGIDMVSAQGAGAAGGVGAALGCILGAHMENGIELVLETVRFDELLRGVDLVVTGEGRLDGQSVKYGKVPVGIARHCKERGVPVAIIVGSVGDGWENIFDVADCSIMSTVDAPMTLEEVLSDAQRLFRNAADKMFKFMKLL; encoded by the coding sequence ATGAAGATACTTTTGGCGCCGGATTCCTTTAAAGGGACTTTTTCCTCAGAGCAGGTAATCGATATGCTGGCGGATTCGATCCAGCGGAACTGGGGCGGGCAGGAATTGATCAAAATCCCGGTGGCAGACGGCGGCGAAGGAACGACGCAGGCGTTGGTGATCGCGACGGGCGGGGAGTACCGCAGTGCGCGTGTCCACGATGCGCTCGGCCGGGAAATCGACGCGGAATACGGTGTGATACACGACGATACGGCGGTGATCGAAATGGCGGCAGTCGCGGGCCTTGTCCAGATCCCGCCGGCGAGGCGCGACCCGCTCGCGCTTTCTTCGCGCGGGTTGGGAGAGCTGATGGCGCATGTACTTGCGGACGGGTTCCGCAAGATATTGATCGGGATCGGCGGCAGTGCGACCAACGACGGCGGTATGGGGATGTTAAGCGCGCTGGGGGCAAAATTTACAGCTAGCGGTACGATTTTGCCGGGAATCGGACAGGATCTGGAAACAGTGGACGCCGTGGATCTTAGCGGACTGCTGGGCGCACTGAAGGAAACGGACATCCGAGTGATCTGCGACGTGACGAATCCCTTGCTGGGAGAACATGGCGCGACTTATGTATACGGCCCGCAAAAGGGCGCGGTGGGCAAGACCGCCGAACGGCTGGAACGCGGGATGGAACGCTATGCGGCACTGATGAACCGCAGCCTGGGGATCGATATGGTAAGCGCACAGGGCGCAGGCGCGGCGGGGGGCGTAGGCGCAGCGCTGGGCTGTATATTGGGCGCGCATATGGAAAACGGGATCGAACTGGTTTTGGAAACGGTGCGCTTTGACGAGCTGCTGCGCGGTGTAGACCTTGTAGTGACAGGCGAAGGCAGGCTGGATGGGCAATCGGTCAAATATGGAAAGGTACCGGTGGGTATTGCGCGGCACTGCAAGGAAAGGGGCGTGCCGGTGGCGATCATCGTGGGCAGTGTGGGCGATGGCTGGGAGAATATTTTCGACGTGGCGGATTGCAGCATCATGAGTACGGTGGATGCGCCCATGACACTGGAAGAGGTGCTCTCGGACGCACAGAGGCTTTTTCGCAATGCGGCGGACAAAATGTTCAAATTCATGAAGCTCCTTTAA
- the putP gene encoding sodium/proline symporter PutP: MELDWGVVLSFIGYFIFVLLIGFYFYKKSSNISDYMLGGRGLHPAVAALSAQASDMSGWLLMGLPGALYLSGMSEVWIGVGLAVGAYCSWLVVAKRLRQYSYVAGDSITIPQFFENRFKDEKGVLRFISSAVILVFFTFYVVSGFVSGGTVFKAVFPGMDYTVAMVICAAVIIAYTFMGGFKAVCWTDFFQGMLMLVAIFVVPLAVMGKLGGPAEAVAAANQVAPGFLDPFTTTNGEPLAPMSLISNLAWGLGYFGMPHIIIRYMAIKEPRMIKASRRIATGWIILALIGAVMIGIFGRVYLGDMFTDAAGAQTVFLVLAGQLFVPVIAGILLSAILAAVMSTADSQLLVASSAITADIYGKLAKKKPSEKKLMWIGRIGVIAIAVLAAFLARDPNTSIMSVVSFAWAGFGSAFGPIVLLALFWKRTTKNGALAGMVVGFVVSIVWNQLLAGPTGVYEMIPGFGLALLTCVIASLAGKAPSEEIQKEFDEAVKCEA; this comes from the coding sequence ATGGAACTGGATTGGGGAGTTGTCCTTTCTTTTATCGGTTATTTTATTTTTGTACTCTTGATTGGATTTTATTTTTACAAAAAATCCTCCAACATCTCGGACTATATGCTGGGCGGCCGTGGACTGCATCCGGCGGTCGCTGCGCTTAGCGCACAAGCCTCGGATATGAGCGGATGGCTGCTGATGGGCCTGCCGGGCGCGCTGTATCTCTCGGGTATGAGCGAGGTATGGATCGGCGTAGGCCTTGCCGTGGGCGCGTACTGCTCGTGGCTGGTCGTGGCGAAACGTTTGCGCCAGTATTCGTATGTGGCGGGCGATTCCATCACCATCCCGCAGTTTTTTGAGAACCGTTTCAAGGACGAGAAGGGCGTGCTGCGCTTCATCAGCTCGGCGGTCATCCTCGTGTTTTTTACTTTTTACGTAGTATCCGGTTTTGTGTCGGGCGGGACAGTTTTCAAGGCGGTGTTTCCGGGCATGGACTATACCGTCGCGATGGTCATCTGCGCCGCGGTCATCATTGCGTATACCTTTATGGGCGGCTTTAAGGCCGTTTGCTGGACGGACTTTTTCCAGGGTATGCTGATGTTGGTGGCGATTTTTGTAGTGCCGCTTGCCGTAATGGGCAAGCTGGGCGGGCCGGCGGAAGCTGTCGCGGCTGCAAACCAAGTCGCGCCGGGGTTCCTCGATCCGTTTACGACCACAAACGGCGAACCGCTTGCGCCCATGTCGCTGATTTCAAACCTGGCCTGGGGGCTGGGATATTTTGGAATGCCGCATATCATCATCCGTTATATGGCGATCAAAGAACCCCGCATGATTAAGGCTTCCCGCCGGATCGCGACGGGATGGATCATCCTTGCGCTGATCGGCGCGGTCATGATCGGTATTTTCGGACGCGTTTACTTAGGGGATATGTTTACAGATGCGGCCGGCGCGCAGACGGTATTCCTCGTGTTAGCGGGACAGCTGTTCGTGCCTGTAATCGCAGGGATACTGCTTTCCGCGATCCTTGCGGCTGTCATGAGTACGGCGGACTCACAGCTTTTGGTCGCATCGTCGGCGATTACGGCTGATATTTACGGCAAGCTCGCCAAGAAAAAGCCTTCGGAAAAGAAATTGATGTGGATCGGGCGCATTGGCGTCATCGCCATTGCCGTGCTGGCGGCATTTTTGGCACGCGACCCCAACACTTCTATCATGTCGGTCGTATCGTTTGCCTGGGCGGGCTTTGGCAGCGCCTTCGGGCCGATCGTGCTGTTGGCATTGTTCTGGAAGCGTACGACAAAGAACGGTGCTCTTGCGGGCATGGTCGTCGGGTTCGTGGTTTCCATCGTCTGGAACCAGCTTTTGGCAGGGCCGACAGGCGTCTATGAGATGATCCCCGGGTTTGGGCTTGCGCTTTTGACGTGCGTCATCGCCAGCCTTGCAGGCAAAGCGCCTTCGGAGGAGATCCAAAAGGAATTCGACGAAGCGGTCAAATGCGAAGCGTAA
- a CDS encoding pirin family protein, whose protein sequence is MKNRNIKKTVTGQKTIDGAGVHLVRVIGYDDTQDFDPFLMLDAFDSKNPQDYIKGFPWHPHRGIETLTYLIHGDIEHGDSMGNKGSICDGGCQWMTAGSGVLHQEMPQACDHMLGFQLWLNLPSENKMADPRYFDITSDMVTTLQDETSTIRIIGGYYNGYTGPTQGEYVKPNIYDISLAADAQLHFSTDDTHNVFIYIVEGNASFGDSTNEIPSHTAALFGEGTDFSVHAGKDGVRFIFFSGKPLHEEIAWGGPIVMNTQEELNHAFRELEEDTFIKHS, encoded by the coding sequence ATGAAAAACCGTAATATAAAGAAAACCGTAACCGGCCAGAAAACAATCGACGGGGCAGGTGTACACCTTGTCCGCGTGATCGGTTATGACGATACGCAGGATTTCGATCCGTTTTTGATGCTAGATGCATTTGATTCCAAAAATCCGCAGGATTATATCAAGGGATTCCCCTGGCATCCGCACCGCGGCATCGAAACGCTTACCTACCTGATCCATGGCGATATCGAGCACGGCGACAGCATGGGCAACAAGGGAAGCATCTGTGACGGCGGCTGCCAGTGGATGACGGCCGGCAGCGGCGTGTTGCATCAGGAAATGCCGCAAGCCTGCGATCATATGCTTGGGTTCCAGTTGTGGCTCAACCTTCCATCGGAAAACAAAATGGCCGATCCACGGTATTTTGATATCACATCTGATATGGTCACGACCCTGCAGGACGAAACAAGCACGATCCGCATCATCGGCGGCTATTACAACGGTTATACCGGCCCCACGCAGGGCGAGTATGTAAAGCCGAACATCTACGATATTTCCTTGGCAGCAGATGCGCAGCTGCATTTTTCCACGGACGATACGCATAACGTCTTCATCTATATTGTGGAAGGAAACGCTTCTTTCGGCGACAGTACAAATGAGATACCTTCCCATACGGCCGCCCTCTTTGGCGAAGGAACGGATTTTTCCGTCCATGCCGGCAAGGATGGCGTGCGTTTCATCTTTTTCTCCGGAAAGCCCCTGCACGAGGAAATCGCCTGGGGCGGCCCCATCGTCATGAATACGCAGGAAGAATTGAACCATGCCTTCCGCGAACTTGAAGAAGATACTTTCATCAAGCATAGCTAG
- a CDS encoding oxidoreductase, with the protein MKYEHLFSPIKVGGMVLPNRVVHAPTDISSGSSTGEVTERVCTYYEEVAKGGTGFVIVGASSPDQQTGRCSIVALSVDQDYFIPGLARLAEAIHREGAKCAVQIQHPGRQACHPRKCQISCSDIITNIPGSTGHEIIYAEGEAKGKIARAMEVEEIYDLIEKFAEGAWRVQQAGFDAVELHAAHGYMIAQFMNPVTNKRTDRFGGSYENRMRFILEIIRNIQKKCGKDFPILVRYSAEEWMPGHRKLEESLQIAKTLEEAGVAALDISAGTFEASESVMDPMYYQEGWNTYSATAVKGAVNIPVITSHTLRNPEYCDQIIAEGKTDMVGLSRQMIADPYWALKAMNGEEEDIRKCISCLVGCWKESLMVKREMRCAINPAMGDERFMHMQPAKTPLKVAVVGGGVAGMEAARIATLRGHQCTIFEKDNELGGVLRLCCMVAPKNKMKWYLHWLRRQIEKLGVTVKLRTEAKPAELKKYDAVLCAAGAETVVPDIPGVDKAVKFNDILVCSTKNCPYWPEDGKPAAAKVGQRVVLWGDHYAATDTAEALGLRGKEVTVITENKELGEDIEPIHKEVLKRRFDMKNGRGLEGVPYKHKVKVYTETTVLEVRDKEVVCIGRDLEKFTIPCDSVVLCKTKENTKLFDTLRSSGLKVVNMGDSKLVRNVRGAMTDGANAGLVLDGDMFMNPNGVLTNGRSTENR; encoded by the coding sequence ATGAAATACGAACATTTGTTCAGTCCGATTAAAGTAGGCGGTATGGTTCTTCCGAACAGGGTCGTACATGCCCCAACCGACATCAGCTCGGGGTCTTCCACGGGCGAGGTGACGGAGCGGGTCTGTACATATTATGAAGAAGTCGCGAAGGGTGGGACCGGTTTTGTGATCGTCGGCGCTTCCTCGCCTGACCAGCAGACGGGCCGGTGCTCTATTGTGGCGCTGTCTGTCGACCAGGATTATTTCATCCCGGGACTGGCGAGGCTCGCAGAAGCAATCCACCGGGAGGGCGCAAAGTGTGCCGTACAGATACAGCACCCCGGACGCCAGGCATGCCATCCGCGTAAATGCCAGATATCGTGCTCGGACATCATTACGAATATCCCGGGCAGTACGGGCCATGAAATCATTTATGCAGAAGGCGAAGCAAAAGGTAAAATTGCGCGCGCGATGGAAGTGGAAGAGATTTATGACCTGATCGAGAAATTTGCAGAGGGTGCGTGGCGTGTCCAACAGGCCGGATTTGATGCGGTGGAACTGCATGCGGCCCACGGCTACATGATAGCACAGTTTATGAATCCTGTCACCAACAAACGCACCGACCGTTTTGGCGGCAGCTATGAAAACAGGATGCGCTTCATTCTGGAGATCATCCGCAATATCCAGAAGAAATGCGGCAAAGATTTTCCCATTCTTGTACGATACTCGGCGGAAGAATGGATGCCAGGGCACAGGAAACTGGAAGAATCCCTGCAAATCGCAAAAACGTTGGAAGAGGCGGGCGTGGCGGCGCTTGATATCAGCGCGGGAACATTTGAAGCGTCGGAATCCGTCATGGATCCGATGTATTACCAGGAGGGATGGAACACCTATTCAGCCACGGCGGTAAAAGGAGCGGTTAATATCCCGGTGATCACCAGCCATACGCTGCGCAATCCGGAATATTGCGACCAGATCATCGCAGAAGGAAAAACGGACATGGTAGGGCTCTCCCGCCAAATGATCGCCGACCCTTACTGGGCGTTAAAGGCGATGAACGGGGAGGAAGAGGATATCAGGAAATGCATCAGCTGCCTGGTCGGCTGTTGGAAGGAATCGCTGATGGTCAAACGTGAGATGCGCTGTGCGATCAACCCGGCAATGGGCGACGAACGCTTCATGCATATGCAACCGGCTAAAACGCCTTTGAAGGTCGCTGTCGTGGGCGGCGGCGTCGCGGGGATGGAGGCGGCGCGCATCGCAACGCTGCGCGGACATCAATGCACAATCTTTGAAAAAGACAACGAACTTGGCGGCGTGCTGCGGCTGTGCTGTATGGTAGCGCCCAAGAACAAGATGAAATGGTATTTGCATTGGCTGCGCAGGCAGATCGAAAAGCTGGGCGTTACCGTGAAGCTGCGCACAGAAGCAAAGCCTGCGGAACTCAAAAAATATGACGCCGTATTGTGCGCTGCGGGAGCAGAGACGGTAGTCCCGGACATCCCGGGCGTGGATAAGGCCGTGAAATTCAACGATATTTTGGTGTGCTCCACCAAAAATTGTCCTTACTGGCCGGAGGATGGAAAGCCTGCGGCAGCAAAGGTCGGGCAGCGCGTGGTACTGTGGGGCGACCATTACGCAGCGACGGATACGGCGGAGGCGCTGGGCCTGCGCGGCAAGGAAGTCACGGTCATTACTGAAAACAAAGAGCTGGGGGAAGATATCGAGCCGATCCACAAGGAAGTGCTCAAGCGCCGGTTTGATATGAAAAATGGGCGCGGGCTGGAAGGCGTCCCCTACAAGCATAAGGTGAAGGTCTATACGGAAACGACGGTTTTGGAAGTGCGCGATAAAGAGGTTGTGTGCATCGGACGTGACCTTGAGAAATTCACCATTCCATGTGATTCGGTGGTTCTGTGCAAAACAAAGGAGAATACGAAACTGTTCGATACACTGCGCTCTTCTGGGCTAAAGGTGGTCAATATGGGAGACAGTAAGTTGGTACGCAACGTACGCGGCGCAATGACAGACGGCGCGAACGCCGGACTGGTGCTTGACGGGGACATGTTCATGAACCCGAACGGCGTACTGACGAACGGCCGTTCTACGGAAAACAGGTGA
- a CDS encoding MATE family efflux transporter translates to MEKAAISEPNTTAKNPLGYQPIGKLLRSFALPAIISCLVNSIYNIVDQIFIGQGVGYLGNAATTISFPIMTVLAAFATLVGTGGSAYAALKLGEKKEEAAQKTLNNVLVLGLILSAAIMVVGLLALDPMLRMLGATEASLPYAHDYAFVILLGTPFSIISIALSNMARTDGSPNLSMYSILIGAVLNTILDPVYIFVLHWGVTGAAIATITSQLISTIVLTVYFARKGKSMQFHKKYMRLSGRVCKMTFMLGISSFVTQVVACVMQVVMNNTLVYYGNQSAVGGDVALSAMGIVMKVAMILASACIGIGIGAQPILGFNRGARQPKRIKQTYVMAAWISTAVVSVAGLLCQLFPEQILNLFGSEDANFTAFAIKAMHIALIGIFCSGFQIVSTSYFQATGQPLKATILSMLRQMLLLIPMMLIMPLFFGLDGVLFAFPIADIGSAVIVAFFMVYEMKKLNRWIRQEDEGQLIMADI, encoded by the coding sequence ATGGAAAAAGCAGCAATCTCTGAACCAAATACAACCGCCAAAAACCCGCTAGGGTATCAGCCCATCGGAAAACTGCTGCGAAGCTTCGCGCTTCCGGCAATCATTTCCTGCCTGGTCAATTCAATCTACAATATTGTCGACCAGATCTTTATCGGCCAGGGCGTCGGCTACCTCGGCAACGCCGCCACCACGATCTCCTTCCCTATTATGACAGTGCTCGCCGCATTCGCGACGCTGGTCGGGACGGGCGGCAGCGCCTACGCGGCCCTCAAGCTCGGTGAAAAAAAGGAAGAGGCCGCGCAAAAAACGCTCAACAATGTGTTGGTACTGGGTCTTATCCTGAGCGCAGCTATCATGGTGGTAGGACTCCTGGCCTTAGACCCCATGCTTCGCATGCTCGGGGCGACGGAAGCCAGCCTGCCCTATGCGCACGACTATGCATTCGTGATCCTGCTGGGTACGCCCTTTTCCATCATCAGTATTGCGCTTTCCAACATGGCGCGTACGGACGGCAGCCCGAACCTTTCCATGTACAGCATTTTGATCGGCGCTGTCCTCAATACAATACTTGATCCGGTCTATATTTTTGTATTGCATTGGGGCGTTACCGGCGCGGCTATCGCGACCATCACCTCGCAGCTCATTTCCACGATCGTGCTTACGGTGTATTTTGCCCGCAAAGGCAAAAGCATGCAGTTCCACAAAAAATATATGCGGCTTTCAGGGCGCGTATGCAAGATGACATTCATGCTCGGTATCTCGTCCTTTGTCACACAGGTCGTTGCCTGCGTCATGCAGGTCGTGATGAACAATACCCTCGTATATTACGGCAACCAGAGCGCTGTCGGCGGCGACGTTGCGTTGTCCGCCATGGGCATCGTCATGAAAGTCGCCATGATCTTAGCGTCCGCCTGCATCGGGATCGGGATCGGCGCACAGCCGATTCTTGGCTTTAACCGCGGCGCCAGGCAGCCCAAACGGATCAAGCAAACGTATGTCATGGCCGCATGGATCTCCACCGCCGTCGTTTCGGTCGCGGGGCTCTTGTGCCAGCTGTTCCCTGAACAGATATTGAACCTGTTCGGCAGCGAGGACGCCAACTTTACAGCTTTTGCGATAAAGGCAATGCATATCGCCCTGATCGGTATTTTCTGCTCCGGCTTCCAGATCGTCTCTACGAGTTATTTCCAGGCGACCGGACAGCCTCTGAAAGCGACGATCCTGTCCATGCTGCGGCAGATGCTTTTGCTCATCCCCATGATGCTGATCATGCCGCTCTTCTTTGGGCTGGACGGCGTGCTGTTCGCTTTCCCCATCGCAGACATCGGTTCCGCTGTCATCGTCGCCTTCTTCATGGTATACGAAATGAAGAAATTGAACCGTTGGATCAGGCAAGAGGACGAAGGCCAGCTTATCATGGCGGACATATAA
- a CDS encoding nucleoside hydrolase has product MQKILIDCDPGHDDAVALILATRARELDILGVTVVAGNSVLENTLRNALDVLAFADAADIPVYAGASSPLKRPLYNNSGVKIHGENGLGNQKIDVHAGKVQDMHAMDFIVQTLKGAEEKITLVCLGPLTNIAQAFLKDPACKENVEKIVIMGGAVYAPGNVNSAAEFNFFIDPEAAKIVINSGCRIYLNTLDITMKALFNKEEIERLEEHDRGKLSRLTGGLLWLYAGNYEEELGIFACPVHDAVCIGTLLRPELVGYEKVCMDVSTQGITAGESVVDFSGGWGRKENVWLGRSIDTREFVNMVTQATSQARGEFV; this is encoded by the coding sequence ATGCAAAAAATATTGATCGATTGCGATCCGGGACATGACGATGCGGTAGCCCTTATCCTGGCGACGCGCGCAAGGGAACTCGATATTTTGGGTGTGACGGTGGTCGCGGGCAATAGCGTCCTGGAAAATACGTTGCGCAATGCGCTCGACGTGCTGGCATTTGCGGATGCGGCGGACATCCCCGTATACGCAGGGGCTTCCAGCCCCTTAAAGAGGCCGCTTTACAATAATTCAGGCGTGAAAATACACGGGGAAAATGGGCTGGGGAACCAGAAAATCGACGTGCATGCCGGCAAGGTACAAGATATGCACGCAATGGATTTTATTGTACAGACGCTCAAGGGGGCGGAAGAAAAGATCACGCTGGTCTGTTTGGGGCCGCTCACGAACATCGCGCAGGCATTTTTAAAAGACCCCGCATGTAAGGAGAACGTGGAAAAAATCGTGATCATGGGCGGCGCGGTCTATGCGCCGGGCAATGTCAATTCTGCGGCGGAATTCAATTTTTTTATCGATCCGGAGGCGGCGAAAATTGTCATCAACAGCGGCTGCAGGATCTATTTGAACACATTGGACATCACCATGAAAGCGCTGTTCAATAAAGAAGAGATCGAGCGATTGGAAGAGCATGACCGCGGGAAGCTTTCGCGTCTGACCGGCGGGCTTTTATGGCTGTATGCAGGCAATTACGAAGAAGAACTGGGGATATTTGCCTGCCCGGTGCATGACGCAGTCTGTATTGGCACGTTATTGAGGCCGGAACTTGTGGGCTATGAAAAGGTATGTATGGACGTCAGCACACAGGGGATCACGGCAGGAGAGAGCGTAGTGGATTTTTCCGGCGGATGGGGGCGGAAGGAAAACGTATGGCTCGGCAGGTCTATCGATACGCGGGAATTTGTAAACATGGTGACACAGGCGACATCCCAGGCGCGCGGGGAGTTTGTTTAA
- a CDS encoding MurR/RpiR family transcriptional regulator, translated as MQNTENYGILLYIQNNYKNLTNSLQKIAVSILAAPSKVVDNTASELSKDIDVSEASIVRFCQSLGFKGYADFKIKLAKDLGADNTEPVPSGIKRTDSSWDVISKVMQSECEDIRFTLDMIDKESLITCLELICASNRIGFFGVGSSAIVASNAKEHFLHYGKVAQAEQEGMSQIVLANSLHTNDLAFGISISGQSKIPLQALRIAKENGAKTVCLTQNPRSSLAEYSDCVLIAYRKSNSLDDLGTASRIVHTSIIDAIVVAYAARNWDAAAQHTRTNRRNFRIQQFGE; from the coding sequence ATGCAGAACACCGAGAATTATGGTATTTTGCTTTATATCCAGAACAATTATAAGAACCTGACCAATTCCCTGCAGAAAATCGCAGTCAGTATCCTCGCGGCTCCCAGTAAGGTAGTGGACAATACCGCCTCCGAGCTTTCCAAGGATATCGACGTATCCGAGGCTTCCATCGTACGGTTTTGCCAGTCGCTGGGGTTTAAAGGATATGCCGATTTCAAGATCAAGCTGGCCAAGGACCTCGGCGCCGATAATACCGAGCCTGTTCCCAGCGGCATCAAGCGTACCGATTCCAGCTGGGATGTGATCAGCAAAGTGATGCAGTCCGAATGTGAGGACATTCGTTTTACGCTGGATATGATCGATAAGGAATCCCTGATTACCTGTCTGGAATTGATCTGCGCCTCTAACCGGATCGGTTTTTTCGGCGTAGGCAGCTCGGCGATCGTCGCCAGCAACGCCAAGGAACATTTCCTGCATTATGGAAAGGTAGCGCAGGCAGAACAGGAAGGCATGTCGCAGATCGTGCTCGCCAATTCCCTGCATACCAATGACCTTGCCTTCGGCATCTCTATTTCCGGACAGTCGAAGATTCCCTTGCAGGCCTTGCGCATCGCCAAGGAAAACGGCGCGAAAACGGTATGCCTGACGCAAAACCCGCGTTCTTCCTTAGCGGAATACAGCGACTGCGTCCTCATCGCTTACCGCAAAAGCAATTCCTTAGACGACCTCGGTACCGCTTCGCGTATCGTGCATACGTCCATCATCGATGCGATCGTCGTCGCCTATGCGGCGCGCAACTGGGATGCGGCCGCCCAGCATACGCGGACCAACCGCCGCAACTTCCGCATCCAACAATTCGGCGAATAA